In the Haliaeetus albicilla chromosome 7, bHalAlb1.1, whole genome shotgun sequence genome, one interval contains:
- the LOC104321209 gene encoding TLC domain-containing protein 5 — protein sequence MVSIVLEVTCSLVAWLFLYTCFCYWNKHRSYEWSCRLVTLLHGVIVTCLSGYVALLDGPWPLSHAGSPNTSLQIHVLSLTLGYFIFDLGWCLYFQTEGVLMLFHHTLSICGMIMVLGLGKSATEVNAVVFVSEITNPLLQTRWFLREMGCYHTFLGEVVDFFFVFLFLVLRIGVGALILYAMVTSPDPSWLLKAGGLAMYIVSLGFMVEICRFVKRKMMKKYHSWTSLRSKNAPVKTNGHLRAH from the exons ATGGTTTCCATTGTTCTCGAGGTGACCTGCAGCCTTGTTGCCTGGCTGTTTCTGTACACCTGCTTCTGCTACTGGAACAAGCACCGTTCCTACGAGTGGAGCTGTCGCTTGGTCACCCTGCTGCACGGGGTGATTGTCACCTGCCTCTCTGGTTACGTCGCTCTCTTGGATGGCCCCTGGCCTCTGAGCCATGCAG GTTCACCAAACACATCTCTTCAGATCCATGTGCTGTCCCTGACCTTGGGTTACTTTATCTTTGACCTGGGCTGGTGCCTATATTTCCAGACAGAGGGGGTCCTAATGCTGTTCCATCACACGCTGAGCATCTGCGGCATGATCATGGTGCTGGGGCTCGGGAAGTCTGCTACAGAAGTCAATGCCGTTGTATTTGTGAGCGAGATCACCAACCCACTGCTCCAGACCCGTTGGTTTCTGCGGGAAATGGGGTGTTACCACACTTTCCTGGGAGAGGTGGTGGATTTCTTCTTTGTGTTCCTCTTCCTGGTGCTGCGAATCGGGGTAGGAGCTTTGATCCTGTATGCGATGGTGACATCTCCTGATCCCAGCTGGCTCCTGAAGGCTGGAGGCCTGGCCATGTACATTGTATCTTTGGGGTTCATGGTTGAAATATGCCGCTTTGTCAAGaggaaaatgatgaaaaaatatCATTCCTGGACAAGCCTGAGGAGTAAGAATGCACCTGTGAAAACTAATGGGCACTTGAGAGCTCATTAA